The genomic region GGGTCCTCGGCGTCCCAAACCACGACCACGTCCGTGCCGTAGCGGGCCAGCGGGGCGAGCCCCGCCGGAGCCGTGGCGCGGCTGAAGACGAACACGCCGTGGGCGGCGCCGCGGTTCTTGCGGGCCAGTTCAATTTCCTCGCGGGCCCCGGCGAGCGTCTTGCTCGTTTCCTCTTTCGCCTCGACGACGATCCGCGCTCCCGCGGCGGCGCAGTCGGGGCCAAGCTCGACGACCGCGTCGCCCACCTTGCGGTTCTTGATGAGCCCCGTCGTAGCGCCGGTCGCCTCGCAAATGTCGCCGCGGCGGTAGGCATCCTGAGCGACGAACTCGACGACCGCCGCCTCGAACGTCGCCCCGTGCTGCGTGCCGCGGGCCTCGGCCTCGCGCCGGGCGTCCATCCGAGCGAGCGACTCGCGGACGTCGCGCTGGAAGTCGGCGTTCGTCTTGACGTGAGCCTCGAGGATCGTGGTCAGCTCGGTCTTGAGCCGCCGCAGGGCCGACTGCTCATTGTCGAGCGAGAACTCGCTCGTGATGATGCGCTGGGCCCGGTCGACGTTCTGCACCAGCCGACTGAGGGCCGAGTTCTCCTCGTCGAGCGAGAATTCCTTGACGACCTCGTCAATCTTGTCTTGCAAGTTTTTCGACAGATCGCCGTGTTTGGCGGTCAGTTCGCGCACCAAGCGGGCCAGGGCCCCCTCGGAGTTGTCGAGCGAGAATTCCTTGAGCAGCCGCTCGCGCTGCTGCTGCAACTGCGCCTCGACGTTCGACCGCAGCATAGCCAGCAGACCTTGCGACTGGTCGGGGCTGAGCACCTTCATCAGGGGGCTTGTCTCGCCGATGTGGGCGAGCAACGTGCGGGCAAGCTTCGAGTCGTCGCCGTCGAGCAGCCCGCGCAGCAGCCGGGCCAACTCGCCGTCGTCGGCCGTGAGTCGCTGGACGCGCTCGGTGAAGCGTCCTTCCTTGGGGTCGAAGTACTCCTTGAGCGATCCGGCCAGCCGGTCGTGGGCCTTGGCGGAGTGCTCGCCAAGCTGCCGGGTCATCGCCTCCAGCATCCCTTTCATCTCGCGTTGCAGCAGGTCGGCGTCGAGCTGCGTGCTCGCCCGGCGGAGGGCCAGCACGCCGATCTTGAGGGCTTCGAGGGCGAATTCCTGCCGCGCGGGCCCCGGGGCGTGTTTGACAAGCTCCGCGACGACGTCGCGATCGACGACCCGGAGCGACAGTTCAATCGCCCGCTGGGCGCCGACCGATTCGAAGCCTTCCAGCTGCGTGTCGTCCGTCCCGTCGTCGGGCGAACTCTGCGCGTCCAGGTCGAGTCCCTTGAGCAGTCGCGACATCGGTCATCCTCCTCCGCACGCACGAACGAGGCCGCAGGGCCCCATGAACAGCCGTATATCAGTATGCCGCGTTGCGCCGCCCGAGGCAATGGCCGCACCGGCGGCTCGAACATTCGCCTCGTTGAGTGGTTCACTCCGGCACGAACTCGATCGTGTCGAGCGACAGTCGCAACGTGCGGCCGGACGTTTGGCGGTCCGACTCGAGGAGAAGCGAGTCGACGTACACGTTCGGGCCGTCGAGGCGGCCGTTGCCGCCGCTGAAGTTCGACCACTGGTCGGGGTCGGCGAGGTCCCACTCGTAACGACGCCACCGGCCGTCGGCGACGATTGGCCGCGGGGCGCTGCGTTCCAGCCCTGTCGCGCCGGGGGCGCCGTCGTCGAGGGCGATCGCGACGGACAGCCCGGGGTCGCTCGTCTTGATCCGGCAGGCGATCCGGCCGCGGGGCGGCAAGGCGTGGGGGATGTGCTCGATCTCGACCCGATTGCGCGACGGTTCGCCCCCAGCGGAGACGAGCCGCACCAAGGCCGCGGGCGTCGCGGTGCGGACGAGCGTCAGTTGCAGGCACCCCGGTGCCGGGCGGCCGTCGGCGGGATCGTGCACGAGCGTGCTCGAAGGGGCGATCCCGCGGGTCGAGCCGCTCGACGTCGGCGTGCCGTCGAACCGCCCGGGGCCTGCGGCAAAGCTCTCCAGCACGGTTCGCGCAGCGAGCGTCGGCTCGGGGGGCGCCGCGGCGGGGCGCAGCGGCGCCGACAGCGGCTTGTAGGCGGGGTTCGGCTTGGCGAACGCACCGAAGTGATTGGCAACCAGCCGTTCATGCCCCGGGGCGTAGCTCGACGAACCGTCGCTGGGGCTGTTGACGGTGCGCGGGGCGCCCGCGGGGCCGTCGGCGAAGACCAGCGTGCTCGAGCCGCCGCCATCGAGGTTGATCGCATCCTCGACGCCAAACTCGAGGAGCAACTCGGCCATTTCGCCGGTGAGCATCCCCTCGCTGTACCCCGCTTGGCGACCGTCGACGACCAGGAAGTACAGCCGCCCGGCGTCCGCGTCGACGCCGACCGCCGTATGCGGGTTGAGCGTGCGCGAATAGGGATCGTCGGAGCGGAGGACCTGCCCGTCGCGCAGCAGGCGGATGTTGCCGCTGACCGCGTGCCAAGCGTCCGCCGGGACGTCGGATCCCGAGACCACCAATGCCCGGTCGTCCTTCGTAGCGATTAGCGCGTGGCGGAACGCCGGGTTGTCGGCCAGGGGCGAATCGATTCGCCCCGCGCTCATCCCCAGCCCCAGCACGTCGGCGACGAGTCCCGTATCGGTCGAGTAGAAGTCGCCGTTGATCGCAACGGCCAGCTTGTGGGCGGCCACGAAGTCGCTCGTCGTGCGGCGGGCGTACTCGTGCGGCTCGTCGCCGTTGCCGGGCGCGGCGAACAGCGTCACCCCCGGCGCCGCGGGATCGATCTCGACGAGGTGAATCGCCAGCGGCCGCGGCAGAATCGCCCGCTGCGGAGGATCGGGCCCTTGGACGATCTGGTAGTACGTCACCCCGACGAACGGCTCGGCGGTGCGGGTGATCGGCGCCAGCCGGGCGGGGACCTCGGCCATCGCCGGGATCGACGCAGTCCAACAAGATAACAAGCTGAGAGCGGTTTGAAGGCGAAACCGTCGGCCGCCGCGCCGTTGCGCAGAGCCATCGTGGACACGGCAAACCATGAGTGCACGCCCTGGGAGCGACGACGCAAAACGACGACACGCTTCAAAGTACGTTGCCGCGACGGCGGACGCCACCGCGATCAGGGCGAGTTTCGCGCCGTGGAGCAGCGGAATCTGTTTGGACGATCTTGGGGCGACATGCGAGAATGTGTCCCCAGACGCGAGATCGACAAACCGTCAACCGGCAGCGGGGCGAACATGACTCGACGAGGAACGATCAATCCGGCGACGGCCGTCGTGCTCATTCGGCTGATGGTCGGAGCCGTGTTCGTCTCGGAGGGGACTCAGAAGTTTCTCTTCCCCGCGGAGGTCGGCTCCGGGCGATTCGCGAAGATCGGGATCCCGTTTCCCGAGATCGTCGCGCCGCTCGTGGGCGGCGTTGAAATTGGCTGCGGTCTGCTCGTGCTGCTCGGCGCCTGGACCCGGCTGGCCGCGATCCCGCTGATCGTGATCATGCTGACCGCGCTGGCGACGACCAAGTTGCCGATACTGCAGGAGCAGGGGTTCTGGAAAGCGGCCCACGAATCCCGTACCGACTGGTCGATGCTGCTCGGCTCGATCTTCCTGCTGTTGGTCGGCGGAGGCACGCGGTCGGTCGACGAGCGGCGCAGCGTCAGATCGATCGCCGACGAGTGACGCGTTGCAGCGTCCTGAGGTTCTCTAGAGGAAAATCAGGCGCCTTGTCGCCGCTGGGCCGTAGCTGACGGGAACCTTGGCGCCGAGCAGTCGCAAGGAGACTCCCAATTCGCCTCAATGAGGACGCCAATGATTCAGGAGAATCGACCGCAAGACCACGTCCCGCGGCATGGCGAGCAGTCCTTGCTTGCCGTTGAGCAAGCGCAATCCGGCGAGAGAATAGAGAATTCAGCGAGCGTTTGACTGAGGCAGGACATTTTCAGCTACTCCCCCAATTGCCGCACAATGTCGTCCCAGGCGAGTTTCACCTGGCCGATGCGGCGGGCCAGGCGGTCGGCGCTGCTGACGTGGCTCAGCCGCGAGCGGGCTTCGGTCACTTCGTCCTCAAGCGCCGAGAGCCAGTCGGGGACGTCGAGACCGGCGCCGTGGGGTTCGCTGGCCAGTTCGGTGATCTCTTGTTCGAGCTCCAGGAACGCTTCATTGCTGCCCGGGACGCCGCGGTCCATGGCGGGGCCGACCATCGCTCGCACCCGGTCGATGATCGCCGGGCGGATGAATCGCTCGCTCAGGCGGTCGGCCACCGTGGCCAGTTGCATGCCGTGCTCGGCACAGAGTTCGGCGAGTCGGTTGAGGTGTTCGTCAGCGACCTCCGCGGTTCGCTCGGCGAACGCGCGGCGCCACATCTCGGCGGCCAGATCGCGATGCTGACGGACGAGGATTTCATGGGCCCAGACGACCGGTTTAAGATTCCAGGCGACCCGATCGTACTCGGCCCGCAGCCGCAGGAAGTCGACCAGGGCGTGCAGCATCTCGCCGTGATCGCTTTGGGTGGTCGTCGTGTTGTAGTCGCGGTAGGCTCGGTAGTTTTCGACGACCGTCTCGATGGCGATCGACAGCAGGTCGACGGCCGTCTTCTTGTCGAGCCCGCGGCCGATGGCGGCGAGGAACTTGTGAGCGTCGACCGCTTCGTCGTCGTGCAGCAGGCGATCGATCCAGGCCTCGACACCCTGGTGCAAAATGCCGCGCAGGTTGCCGAGACTGAGGAATTTTTGCGTGAACAGATCGGCGCCGTAGTCGGCGATGAACTGCGAGAACCGCCGCCACTCGACCTCTTCGGCCAGCTTTTCGACGATGCTTAGCCGCAGGGTGCGGCTGTGGCCGAGCCAGCGTTCGAGCTGCCGTTCGGTGAGCAGTTGCAGCGAATCGACGAGCATGTGATCGGACTGCCCGGCGGGTCCGCTTGCGTCCCAGGCCTCGGCCGAGGCGACCAGGGCTCCGACGACCGCTTGGTAGCCGGTTTCGAACAGCCGGTCGAACTCGGTGACGGCTCCCTGGCCGACGGGGTTCTCGGTTTCCAAGTCTTGGGCCAGGTCGAGCAGTTCGCACGTTTCACGGAGCAGGCCCAATTTGGGGAGCCAGGCGAGCAAGTCGTGCAGCAGCCGCTGAAACCCGCGGGCGATGACGATTTTGCGCGGTTCGCCGCCGCGGGCGTAGGGGATGTAGAGCAGCTGCCGGGGTTTGAGCGAGTCGAGGAATTGCGGCCACACCTCGCGAACTCCGTCCGCATCGCCGGCCAGTAGGGCCCGCATGAGTTGCACGCTGACCGCGTCGATCGGTTCGCCGAACTCTTTGGCCGCTTCGGCGGGGTCAGGGCGAGTCGTCATCAGCAGCCGCGCGGCGGCGGCCGTCTCGACGCAGGTGGCGATGATCCGCTGGACGATCGCTTCCTTGAGCGTCCGCAGCCGATCGAATTCGACGAGGGATTCGTGCGATCCCGAGGGCGGAGCGAATTTGTGCCGCCGCACATCTTCGAGCAGCTCGATCAGTCCGCGGTGATTCGCGGCGGCTTGACGGAGCCACTGGTCGAGCAGTTCGCGCCGCTCGGGGCTCTCGGCCTCTCCGCCCCAGGTGATCGCCGTGTGTTTCCATAATCGGGCGACCGTATTCAGAAACCCGAGTCGTTGTTCGAGACGCTCCGATTCGTATTCCCACTCGCTGAACAGCGGGTCTTCGCCGTCGTCGGCGAGGTCCCCCTCGACGCCGTCGTCGGTCGTGTCGCGGTAGACCATCTCCTCGTATGCGGCGCCGAACAGCTCGTCCGGCCCCTCGTCTTCGTCGGCTTCGTCCTCGCCTTCGAATTCGAGTTCCT from Pirellulales bacterium harbors:
- a CDS encoding phosphodiester glycosidase family protein, whose product is MAEVPARLAPITRTAEPFVGVTYYQIVQGPDPPQRAILPRPLAIHLVEIDPAAPGVTLFAAPGNGDEPHEYARRTTSDFVAAHKLAVAINGDFYSTDTGLVADVLGLGMSAGRIDSPLADNPAFRHALIATKDDRALVVSGSDVPADAWHAVSGNIRLLRDGQVLRSDDPYSRTLNPHTAVGVDADAGRLYFLVVDGRQAGYSEGMLTGEMAELLLEFGVEDAINLDGGGSSTLVFADGPAGAPRTVNSPSDGSSSYAPGHERLVANHFGAFAKPNPAYKPLSAPLRPAAAPPEPTLAARTVLESFAAGPGRFDGTPTSSGSTRGIAPSSTLVHDPADGRPAPGCLQLTLVRTATPAALVRLVSAGGEPSRNRVEIEHIPHALPPRGRIACRIKTSDPGLSVAIALDDGAPGATGLERSAPRPIVADGRWRRYEWDLADPDQWSNFSGGNGRLDGPNVYVDSLLLESDRQTSGRTLRLSLDTIEFVPE
- a CDS encoding DoxX family protein, with product MTRRGTINPATAVVLIRLMVGAVFVSEGTQKFLFPAEVGSGRFAKIGIPFPEIVAPLVGGVEIGCGLLVLLGAWTRLAAIPLIVIMLTALATTKLPILQEQGFWKAAHESRTDWSMLLGSIFLLLVGGGTRSVDERRSVRSIADE